The following are encoded in a window of Bradyrhizobium sp. WBOS07 genomic DNA:
- a CDS encoding DUF3606 domain-containing protein: protein MRRPTSKPIRNKLDLTDRAQMRLVRKRLGLSDAELTAIVGRIGNSITAISKEAAQQRASVLPKPADVPPAAVIASATAAEQAATELPATTPTS, encoded by the coding sequence ATGCGCCGCCCGACATCAAAGCCGATCCGCAACAAGCTTGATCTGACCGACCGCGCACAGATGCGCCTCGTGCGAAAACGGTTGGGCCTGTCCGATGCCGAGTTGACCGCGATCGTCGGGCGGATCGGCAATTCAATCACAGCGATCAGCAAGGAGGCCGCCCAGCAGCGCGCCAGCGTCCTGCCCAAGCCTGCCGACGTGCCGCCGGCGGCCGTGATCGCCTCGGCAACGGCTGCCGAACAGGCGGCGACTGAACTACCAGCAACAACGCCGACGTCCTGA
- a CDS encoding ABC transporter substrate-binding protein produces MTRFLRILLAAGMACGVFASASPSLAKPLEIVFVNPGKSGEVFWDMVGQSMQAAGRKLDAHVEVLTSERNYRTMQELGLGVLARRDKPDFLILSNEESAAVPILEAAEAAGVKTLLLSNTLIGEDAARLGPPRQKLKTWLGDITTDLQTAGARMAGALIAAARAEKWQSADGKIHILGIGGDEITPASIARNTGLKLAVDAAPDVVVDRLLFANWTQSEAERVTANYLGWAARKEIRPAGIWAGNDPMALGALRAVVAAGLVPGRDIQLVGLNWSEDALREIRAGRLLLSDGGHFLLGGWSIVLLRDYADDCDFAGVSPRVEVKTSAITRQNLGSVGDLIKTRAFDRIDFARFRAKPGRCGHYDFSLDALISSLPLPEGAAD; encoded by the coding sequence ATGACGAGATTTCTGCGAATATTGCTCGCTGCGGGCATGGCCTGTGGCGTTTTCGCCTCCGCCAGCCCCAGCCTTGCCAAGCCGCTCGAGATCGTCTTCGTCAATCCCGGCAAGTCCGGCGAGGTGTTCTGGGACATGGTCGGGCAGAGCATGCAGGCTGCCGGGCGCAAGCTCGACGCCCATGTCGAGGTGCTGACCAGCGAACGCAATTATCGCACCATGCAGGAGCTCGGACTCGGCGTGCTGGCACGTCGCGACAAGCCCGATTTCCTCATCCTGTCAAACGAGGAATCCGCCGCCGTTCCAATCCTGGAGGCGGCCGAAGCTGCGGGCGTCAAGACGCTGCTGCTCTCGAACACGCTGATCGGCGAGGATGCGGCGCGCCTTGGGCCGCCGCGGCAGAAGCTCAAGACTTGGCTCGGCGACATCACGACCGATCTCCAGACCGCGGGCGCGCGGATGGCGGGCGCCCTGATCGCGGCGGCGCGTGCCGAGAAATGGCAGAGCGCGGACGGCAAGATCCATATTCTCGGCATCGGCGGCGACGAGATCACGCCCGCCTCGATCGCGCGCAACACAGGTCTCAAGCTGGCGGTGGATGCCGCTCCCGACGTCGTGGTGGACCGGCTGCTGTTCGCCAACTGGACGCAGTCGGAGGCCGAGCGGGTCACCGCGAATTATCTGGGCTGGGCCGCGCGCAAGGAGATCCGCCCCGCCGGCATCTGGGCCGGAAACGATCCGATGGCGCTCGGCGCGCTGCGCGCGGTGGTCGCCGCCGGCCTCGTGCCCGGCCGCGACATCCAGCTGGTTGGCCTCAACTGGTCGGAGGATGCGCTGCGCGAGATCAGGGCGGGCCGCCTGCTGCTGAGCGACGGCGGGCATTTCCTGCTCGGCGGCTGGTCGATCGTCCTGCTGCGCGACTATGCCGACGACTGCGATTTCGCAGGCGTCTCGCCCCGGGTCGAGGTCAAGACGTCGGCGATCACCCGGCAGAATCTCGGCTCGGTCGGCGACCTCATCAAGACACGTGCGTTCGACCGGATCGACTTCGCGCGCTTCCGGGCGAAGCCGGGACGATGCGGTCATTACGACTTCTCCCTCGATGCGCTGATTTCGTCCCTGCCGCTTCCCGAAGGCGCCGCCGACTGA
- a CDS encoding putative bifunctional diguanylate cyclase/phosphodiesterase gives MTGPERSDQAAPRLRSVVRAMIWATVPVLLLVQLLASAGVEASSFWSQVRQLDARMARLAESRAELIAEPLWKMRYDQVTAVLNEIMLDETIAAAAVYDDTGAAIARVAARPERQAVAEVSRPIHYSNGNMAAEAGRIAIAYSNAALYADAGSRLVLLLIVGLLATFATLIAMRISANIFIGRPLVAMMSAIQRSKQDGRAYPADVTSSNEFGQLARAFNAMQHTTSGALDRLGHMAAHDPLTGLPNRRSLTERLAVASRHRGRADALVAFCFIDLDDFKGINDTFGHEAGDRLLVQISERLRSAVEAEDWVARLGGDEFVVIRPEVSDEASAHAFAQQVLAAISEPIRLHDKQVVPRASIGLAVRRADDPELSHLPTLADIALYHAKSKAPGTVAVLDEALQRDYRRRRDLELAIPAGFAEGQFEVWYQSQVDLETHEVVGLEALIRWRHPDHGVIGPAEFLPLIERSGNNGRLTRYVLTDACWALQRLAAAGRPQIRIAINLPPSELADHSLAAALRATCARFDVAPSLLELEITEGSLINNIASAAETLHRLRRLGAAIALDDFGTGYSSLAHLRRFPLDRVKIDKAFISEIPDSAEDKAIVGVIASLAGTLGLTLVAEGIERAEQAAAMREMGVRFGQGYFYQRPQPLDAVLRWLQTQPAVESRVLAHSPSIAPEFAA, from the coding sequence ATGACCGGTCCCGAACGCAGCGACCAGGCCGCACCGCGCTTGCGCTCGGTCGTTCGCGCCATGATCTGGGCCACCGTGCCCGTGCTGCTGCTGGTGCAATTGCTCGCCTCCGCCGGCGTCGAGGCTTCGAGCTTCTGGTCGCAGGTCAGGCAACTCGACGCCCGCATGGCCCGCCTCGCCGAGAGCCGGGCCGAGCTGATCGCCGAGCCGCTCTGGAAGATGCGCTACGATCAGGTCACGGCCGTGCTGAACGAGATCATGCTCGACGAGACCATCGCGGCGGCGGCCGTCTATGACGATACGGGCGCGGCGATTGCCCGCGTGGCGGCGCGCCCCGAACGCCAGGCGGTCGCGGAGGTCTCGCGTCCGATCCATTACAGCAACGGCAACATGGCCGCCGAAGCCGGCCGCATCGCGATCGCCTATTCCAATGCGGCGCTTTACGCGGACGCCGGCAGCCGGCTGGTGCTGCTGCTTATCGTGGGCTTGCTCGCGACCTTTGCGACGCTGATCGCCATGCGGATCTCCGCCAACATCTTCATCGGCAGGCCGCTCGTCGCCATGATGTCGGCGATCCAGCGCAGCAAGCAGGATGGCCGGGCCTATCCGGCGGACGTCACATCCTCGAACGAATTCGGCCAGCTCGCGCGTGCCTTCAACGCCATGCAACATACGACGTCAGGCGCGCTCGACCGGCTCGGACACATGGCCGCGCACGATCCGCTCACCGGGCTGCCCAACCGGCGCTCCCTGACCGAGCGCCTGGCCGTCGCGAGCCGCCATCGCGGCAGGGCGGACGCGCTGGTCGCGTTCTGCTTCATCGATCTCGACGACTTCAAGGGCATCAACGACACTTTCGGCCATGAGGCCGGCGACAGGCTCCTGGTTCAGATTTCCGAGCGTCTTCGGAGCGCGGTCGAAGCGGAGGATTGGGTCGCCCGGCTCGGCGGCGACGAATTCGTCGTCATCCGCCCCGAGGTGAGCGACGAGGCATCGGCGCACGCATTCGCACAGCAGGTGCTGGCCGCCATCTCCGAGCCGATCCGGCTCCACGACAAGCAGGTGGTGCCGCGCGCCAGCATCGGCCTCGCCGTGCGCCGCGCCGACGATCCGGAGCTGTCGCATCTGCCGACGCTGGCCGACATCGCGCTCTATCATGCCAAGAGCAAGGCGCCGGGTACGGTCGCCGTGCTGGACGAAGCGCTTCAGCGCGACTACCGCCGCCGCAGGGATCTCGAGCTCGCCATTCCCGCCGGCTTTGCCGAGGGACAGTTCGAGGTCTGGTACCAGAGCCAGGTCGACCTCGAAACCCACGAGGTCGTCGGCCTGGAAGCCCTGATCCGCTGGCGTCATCCCGACCATGGCGTGATCGGTCCGGCCGAATTCCTGCCGCTGATCGAGCGCAGCGGCAACAATGGGCGGCTGACCCGCTACGTGCTGACGGATGCCTGCTGGGCACTGCAACGGCTGGCCGCCGCCGGCAGGCCCCAGATCCGGATCGCGATCAATCTGCCGCCGTCCGAGCTCGCCGACCATTCGCTCGCCGCCGCGCTGCGCGCGACCTGCGCACGCTTCGATGTTGCGCCCTCGCTGCTGGAGCTCGAGATCACCGAGGGCTCGCTGATCAACAACATCGCCAGCGCGGCCGAGACGCTGCATCGGCTGCGCCGCTTGGGTGCCGCCATCGCGCTCGACGATTTCGGCACCGGCTACAGCTCGCTCGCGCATCTCAGGCGCTTCCCGCTCGACAGGGTCAAGATCGACAAGGCCTTCATCAGCGAGATTCCCGATAGCGCCGAAGACAAGGCCATCGTCGGCGTGATCGCATCGCTTGCCGGCACCCTGGGGCTCACGCTGGTCGCCGAGGGCATCGAGCGCGCCGAGCAGGCCGCGGCCATGCGCGAGATGGGGGTGAGGTTCGGGCAGGGCTATTTCTATCAGCGGCCGCAGCCGCTCGACGCCGTGCTGCGATGGCTCCAGACGCAGCCGGCGGTCGAGAGCCGCGTCCTCGCCCACAGCCCCTCGATCGCGCCCGAATTCGCCGCCTGA
- the purF gene encoding amidophosphoribosyltransferase, whose protein sequence is MRHPDQDAQFDLDPHAGPGPAALEVQDDLEGDTLREECGVFGIYGHPDAAAITALGLHALQHRGQEAAGIVSYDGGRFHSERRLGLVGDTFSRREVIDRLPGNMAVGHVRYSTTGATILRNVQPLFAELNAGGLAVAHNGNLTNGLTLRRELVRSGAMMQSTTDTEVILHLVARSRRSRFIERYIDALREIEGAYALVSLTNKKLVGARDPRGIRPLVLGELDGCPILTSETCALDIIGARFIRDIEPGEVIVFDENGQDIHKPFPPMAPRPCIFEYIYFSRPDSIVHGRSVYEVRKAFGAQLARESHVPIDVVVPVPDSGVPAAVGYSQHSGVPFELGIIRNHYVGRTFIQPTQAIRESGVRMKHSANRAAIEGKRIILIDDSLVRGTTSKKIVRMMRDAGAKEVHFRLASPPILYPDYYGIDLPDRGGLLAATHSLEEMREIIGADSLAFLSIDGMYRAMGEPGRDPANPKFSDHCFTGAYPTHLTDQTQTEQQPRQLSLLAEAS, encoded by the coding sequence ATGCGACACCCTGACCAGGACGCCCAATTCGATCTCGATCCACACGCCGGCCCCGGTCCGGCCGCGCTCGAGGTTCAGGACGATCTGGAGGGGGATACGCTGCGCGAGGAATGCGGCGTCTTCGGCATCTACGGTCACCCCGACGCCGCCGCCATCACCGCGCTCGGCTTGCATGCGCTTCAGCACCGCGGCCAGGAGGCCGCCGGCATCGTCTCCTACGACGGCGGCCGTTTTCACAGTGAACGCCGGCTCGGCCTCGTCGGCGACACCTTCTCCCGCCGCGAAGTGATCGACCGCCTGCCCGGCAACATGGCGGTCGGCCACGTCCGCTATTCCACCACCGGCGCCACCATCCTGCGCAACGTGCAGCCGCTGTTTGCCGAGCTCAATGCCGGCGGCCTCGCCGTCGCCCACAACGGCAACCTCACCAACGGCCTGACGCTGCGCCGCGAGCTCGTCCGAAGCGGCGCCATGATGCAGTCGACCACCGACACCGAGGTGATCCTGCACCTGGTCGCGCGCTCCCGGCGCAGCCGCTTCATCGAGCGCTACATCGACGCGCTGCGCGAGATCGAGGGCGCCTATGCGCTGGTCTCGCTCACCAACAAGAAGCTGGTCGGCGCGCGCGATCCGCGCGGCATCCGCCCGCTCGTGCTCGGCGAGCTCGACGGCTGCCCGATCCTGACCTCGGAGACCTGCGCGCTCGACATCATCGGCGCGCGCTTCATTCGCGACATCGAGCCGGGCGAGGTCATCGTATTCGACGAGAACGGCCAGGACATCCACAAGCCGTTCCCGCCGATGGCGCCGCGTCCCTGCATCTTCGAGTACATCTATTTCTCCCGGCCGGATTCCATCGTGCACGGCCGCTCGGTCTACGAGGTCCGCAAGGCCTTCGGGGCCCAGCTCGCGCGCGAGAGCCACGTGCCGATCGACGTCGTCGTGCCGGTGCCGGATTCCGGCGTGCCGGCCGCGGTCGGCTACAGCCAGCATTCCGGCGTGCCGTTCGAGCTCGGCATCATCCGCAACCATTATGTCGGCCGCACCTTCATCCAGCCGACGCAGGCGATCCGCGAATCCGGCGTGCGCATGAAGCATTCGGCCAACCGCGCCGCGATCGAGGGCAAGCGCATCATCCTGATCGACGACTCCTTGGTGCGCGGCACCACCTCGAAGAAGATCGTGCGCATGATGCGCGATGCCGGCGCCAAGGAAGTGCACTTCCGCCTCGCCTCGCCCCCGATCCTCTATCCCGATTATTACGGCATCGACCTGCCCGACCGCGGCGGCCTTCTGGCGGCGACGCATTCGCTGGAGGAGATGCGCGAGATCATCGGCGCCGACTCGCTGGCCTTCCTGTCGATCGACGGCATGTACCGCGCCATGGGCGAGCCCGGCCGCGACCCCGCCAATCCGAAATTCTCGGATCATTGCTTTACCGGGGCGTATCCGACCCACCTCACCGACCAGACCCAGACCGAGCAGCAGCCGCGGCAGCTGTCGCTGCTGGCGGAGGCGAGCTGA
- the glgX gene encoding glycogen debranching protein GlgX, with amino-acid sequence MDQKTQSDDALTRAASSLRRSRVTEGKPFPLGATWDGLGVNFALFSAHATKVELCLFDDDGETELERVELPEYTDEVWHGYLPSARPGTVYGYRVHGPYEPDAGHRFNPNKLLLDPYAKQLIGQLRWGPELFGYQLDHADKDLSFDERDSAPLMQKCRVIDPAFTWGAARKPEVPWERTIVYEMHVKGFTQRHPLVPEADRGTFSGLAHGEIPAYLRSLGITSAELLPIHAFVDDSYLVDKGLRNYWGYNSIAFFAPEPRYLKTPFANEFKEMVNQFHAHGIEIILDVVYNHTAEGNELGPTLSFKGIDNASYYRLLPDQKRYYINDTGTGNTVNLSHPRVLQLVADSLRYWANEMRVDGFRFDLATILAREPYGFDEGGGFLDACRQDPVLSSVKLIAEPWDIGPGGYQVGQFPPGWAEWNDKFRDTVRAFWKGDEGSIADFAKRVSGSGDLFNKRGRRPWASVNFVTAHDGFNLNDLVSYNDKHNEANGEDNRDGHSNNHSWNCGAEGPTDDAEIIALRERQKRNLLATMLLSHGTPMLLAGDEFGHTQNGNNNAYAQDNETSWLDWMGITANGRSLREFARKLIATRKAFPILYRSRFLVGSHNEELDVKDVTWLSPSGDEMTSEQWEDGNAKCFGMLLDGRAQETGVKRRGSDATMLLVYNAHYDVVNFTLPPVTDGSRWLGLIDTNQPEAQMPAFEFGHAYAVTGRSLVVFGLATESAATRRLRQGLGALLDVVEAPLPG; translated from the coding sequence ATGGACCAAAAAACGCAATCAGACGACGCCCTGACGCGGGCGGCGTCGAGCCTGCGCCGATCGCGGGTCACCGAGGGCAAACCGTTTCCGCTCGGCGCCACCTGGGACGGCCTCGGCGTCAACTTCGCGCTGTTCTCGGCCCATGCCACCAAGGTCGAGCTCTGCCTGTTCGACGACGACGGTGAAACCGAGCTGGAGCGGGTCGAGCTTCCCGAATACACCGACGAAGTCTGGCACGGCTATTTGCCCTCGGCCCGTCCCGGTACCGTGTACGGCTATCGCGTCCACGGGCCGTACGAGCCTGATGCCGGCCACCGCTTCAATCCCAACAAGCTCCTGCTCGATCCCTACGCCAAGCAACTGATCGGACAATTGCGCTGGGGACCCGAACTGTTCGGCTACCAGCTCGACCACGCCGACAAGGACCTCTCGTTCGACGAGCGCGACAGCGCGCCCTTGATGCAGAAGTGCCGCGTCATCGACCCCGCCTTCACCTGGGGCGCGGCGCGCAAGCCCGAAGTGCCCTGGGAGCGGACGATCGTCTACGAGATGCACGTCAAGGGCTTCACGCAGCGGCATCCGCTGGTGCCAGAAGCAGACCGCGGCACGTTCTCAGGGCTCGCGCATGGGGAAATCCCCGCTTATCTGCGCTCGCTCGGGATCACCAGCGCGGAGCTGCTGCCGATCCACGCCTTCGTCGACGACAGCTACCTGGTCGACAAGGGCCTGCGCAATTACTGGGGCTACAATTCCATCGCCTTCTTCGCGCCGGAGCCGCGGTACCTGAAGACGCCGTTCGCCAACGAGTTCAAGGAAATGGTCAACCAGTTCCACGCCCATGGCATCGAGATCATCCTGGACGTCGTCTACAATCACACCGCGGAAGGCAACGAACTCGGTCCGACGCTGTCGTTCAAGGGCATCGACAACGCCAGCTATTACCGCCTGCTGCCGGACCAGAAGCGCTACTACATCAACGATACCGGGACCGGCAACACGGTGAATCTGTCGCATCCGCGCGTGCTTCAGCTGGTTGCGGATTCCTTGCGCTATTGGGCAAATGAGATGCGGGTCGACGGCTTCCGCTTCGACCTCGCCACCATTCTGGCGCGCGAGCCCTATGGCTTCGACGAAGGCGGCGGCTTCCTCGACGCCTGCCGCCAGGATCCGGTGCTCTCCAGCGTCAAGCTGATCGCGGAGCCATGGGACATCGGCCCGGGCGGTTATCAGGTCGGCCAATTCCCGCCGGGATGGGCCGAGTGGAACGACAAGTTCAGGGACACCGTGCGCGCCTTCTGGAAGGGCGACGAGGGATCGATCGCGGACTTCGCCAAGCGCGTGTCGGGATCCGGCGATCTCTTCAACAAGCGCGGCCGCCGGCCCTGGGCCAGCGTCAACTTCGTCACGGCCCATGACGGCTTCAACCTCAACGATCTCGTCTCGTACAACGACAAGCACAACGAGGCGAATGGCGAGGACAATCGCGACGGTCACAGCAACAATCATTCCTGGAATTGCGGCGCCGAGGGGCCGACCGACGATGCCGAGATCATCGCGTTGCGCGAACGCCAGAAGCGGAATCTGCTTGCGACCATGCTGCTGTCCCACGGCACGCCGATGCTGCTGGCGGGTGACGAATTCGGGCACACTCAGAACGGCAACAACAATGCCTATGCCCAGGACAACGAGACCTCCTGGCTCGACTGGATGGGCATCACGGCAAACGGCCGCAGCCTGCGTGAATTCGCCCGCAAGCTGATCGCGACGCGTAAGGCCTTCCCGATCCTCTATCGCAGCCGGTTCCTGGTCGGCTCCCACAATGAAGAGCTCGACGTCAAGGACGTGACCTGGCTGTCGCCCTCCGGCGACGAGATGACCAGCGAGCAATGGGAGGACGGCAACGCCAAGTGCTTCGGCATGCTGCTCGATGGACGCGCCCAGGAGACGGGCGTCAAGCGCCGCGGCTCGGACGCGACCATGCTTCTGGTCTACAACGCTCACTACGACGTCGTGAACTTCACACTTCCGCCGGTCACCGACGGAAGCCGCTGGCTGGGGTTGATCGACACCAACCAGCCCGAGGCCCAGATGCCTGCGTTCGAGTTCGGCCACGCTTACGCCGTGACGGGACGGTCGCTCGTCGTCTTCGGCCTCGCCACCGAGAGCGCGGCAACGCGGCGCCTGCGGCAAGGTCTCGGGGCCCTGCTCGACGTCGTGGAAGCGCCGCTGCCCGGCTAA
- a CDS encoding sulfite exporter TauE/SafE family protein encodes MAFLFVLAVGLVAGTISGIVGTGSSIMLMPVLVYAYGPKEAVPIMAVASVMANFSRILAWWREVDWRACAAYSVTGIPAAALGARTLLALPSHAVDLAIGVFLIAMVPVRHFLARHDLKANLWHLALGGAIIGYLTGIVVSTGPLSVPLFLFYGLSKGAFLATEAAASLGLYFAKSVTFERFGALTGEVFMKGLIAGASLMSGAFLAKRFVLHLKPDMFRLLMDAIMIAAGLSMLWNATQT; translated from the coding sequence TTGGCCTTTCTCTTCGTCCTCGCCGTCGGGCTCGTCGCCGGCACCATCTCGGGCATCGTCGGCACCGGCTCGTCGATCATGCTGATGCCGGTGCTGGTCTATGCCTATGGGCCGAAGGAGGCCGTGCCGATCATGGCGGTGGCGTCCGTGATGGCGAACTTCTCGCGCATCCTGGCCTGGTGGCGCGAGGTCGATTGGCGGGCCTGCGCGGCCTATTCGGTCACGGGCATTCCGGCCGCGGCGCTCGGCGCGCGGACGCTGCTGGCGCTGCCCTCGCACGCCGTCGATCTCGCCATCGGCGTGTTCCTGATCGCGATGGTGCCGGTGCGGCACTTTCTGGCGCGGCACGACCTCAAGGCCAATCTCTGGCATCTGGCGCTCGGCGGCGCGATCATCGGCTATCTCACCGGCATCGTGGTCTCGACCGGCCCGCTCAGCGTGCCGCTGTTCCTGTTCTATGGCCTGTCCAAAGGCGCCTTCCTCGCCACCGAAGCCGCTGCCTCGCTCGGCCTCTATTTCGCGAAGTCGGTGACCTTCGAACGTTTCGGCGCGCTGACCGGCGAGGTCTTCATGAAGGGCCTGATCGCGGGCGCCTCGCTGATGTCGGGCGCCTTTCTCGCCAAGCGCTTCGTGCTGCACCTAAAGCCGGACATGTTCCGCCTGCTGATGGACGCGATCATGATCGCGGCCGGGCTCTCCATGCTGTGGAACGCGACGCAGACCTAG
- a CDS encoding CvpA family protein yields MPVTILDLILLGVMLISGLLAMVRGFMREILSIAAWGAAAIVTLYSFSKLLPTAKTYFNNDTVASVVVVAGVFIGTLVVVSVITVRISDMILDSRIGALDRTLGFLFGLARGLLIVVVAFLFFTWLVPDKQRPDWVTGAKSRVVLQGTGDWLMALLPDDPENTILKRFKKNKPDDDQADSEQQPSGSGDGYSKPARDSLKKLIEKPAAR; encoded by the coding sequence ATGCCAGTAACCATCCTCGACCTGATCCTGCTCGGTGTGATGCTGATTTCGGGCCTGCTCGCCATGGTCCGCGGTTTCATGCGCGAAATCCTGTCGATCGCGGCCTGGGGCGCGGCGGCGATCGTGACGCTCTATTCGTTCTCGAAGCTGCTGCCGACCGCCAAGACCTATTTCAACAACGACACGGTGGCGAGCGTGGTCGTGGTCGCGGGCGTGTTCATCGGCACCCTCGTCGTGGTCTCCGTGATCACGGTGCGGATCTCCGACATGATCCTGGATTCGCGCATCGGCGCGCTGGATCGCACTCTCGGCTTCCTGTTTGGCCTCGCTCGCGGCCTTTTGATCGTCGTGGTCGCGTTTCTGTTCTTCACCTGGCTGGTGCCGGACAAGCAGCGTCCGGACTGGGTCACGGGCGCCAAGTCCCGCGTGGTGCTGCAGGGAACCGGCGATTGGCTGATGGCCCTCTTGCCTGACGACCCCGAGAACACCATCTTGAAGAGATTCAAGAAAAACAAACCAGATGATGATCAAGCTGATTCCGAGCAGCAGCCTTCGGGCAGTGGCGACGGATACAGTAAACCTGCTCGTGACAGTTTGAAGAAACTGATCGAGAAACCTGCGGCGCGTTGA
- the radA gene encoding DNA repair protein RadA, producing the protein MAKNTLSFVCQNCGAAYNRWQGKCESCGEWNTLAEEDTSGSVPVSIRSRRKGRTFALESLSGKSPDAPRLSSGMAELDRVTGGGFVRGSVLLVGGDPGIGKSTLLTQATSLLARAGHRVVYISGEEAVAQVRLRAERLGLSDAPVQLAAETSVEDIVSTLSEGAVPRLIVIDSIQTMWTDTVESAPGTVTQVRASAQALIRFAKKTGAAIILVGHVTKDGQIAGPRVVEHMVDAVMSFEGEGSQQFRILRAVKNRFGPTDEIGVFEMTGLGLREVTNPSELFLSERDLGTPGTAVFAGIEGTRPVLVELQALVAPTSLGTPRRAVVGWDPSRLSMVLAVLEAHCGVKLSGHDVYLNVAGGLRIHEPAADLAAAAALVSSLVNAQLPTDAVYFGEISLSGVVRPVAQTPARLKEAAKLGFQRAMLPESARGESSGDAGLSLNAINSLTTLVAEIAARGSRRGESSAPAEKNATPARFRRGEG; encoded by the coding sequence ATGGCCAAGAACACGCTTTCCTTCGTCTGCCAGAACTGCGGCGCGGCCTATAACCGCTGGCAGGGCAAGTGCGAGTCCTGCGGCGAATGGAATACGCTCGCGGAGGAAGACACCAGCGGCAGCGTGCCGGTCTCGATCCGCTCCAGGCGCAAGGGGCGAACGTTCGCGCTGGAGAGCCTTTCCGGCAAGAGCCCGGATGCGCCGCGCCTGTCCTCAGGCATGGCGGAGCTCGACCGCGTCACCGGCGGCGGCTTCGTCCGCGGCTCGGTGCTGCTGGTCGGCGGCGATCCCGGAATTGGCAAATCGACGCTGCTGACGCAGGCGACCAGCCTGTTGGCGCGCGCCGGCCACCGCGTCGTCTACATCTCCGGCGAAGAGGCGGTCGCGCAGGTGCGGCTGCGCGCCGAACGGCTCGGGCTCTCGGACGCGCCGGTGCAGCTCGCGGCCGAGACCTCGGTCGAGGACATCGTCTCGACGCTGTCGGAGGGCGCGGTACCCCGGCTGATCGTGATCGATTCGATCCAGACCATGTGGACCGATACGGTGGAATCGGCGCCCGGTACGGTGACCCAGGTGCGGGCTTCGGCGCAGGCGCTGATCCGGTTTGCCAAGAAAACCGGCGCCGCCATCATCCTGGTCGGCCACGTCACCAAGGACGGCCAGATCGCCGGCCCCCGCGTGGTCGAGCACATGGTCGATGCCGTGATGTCGTTCGAGGGCGAGGGCTCGCAGCAATTCCGCATCCTGCGCGCGGTGAAGAACCGCTTCGGCCCGACCGACGAGATCGGGGTGTTCGAGATGACGGGCCTCGGCCTGCGCGAGGTCACCAACCCATCCGAGCTGTTCCTGTCCGAGCGCGATCTCGGCACACCCGGCACCGCAGTCTTTGCGGGCATCGAGGGCACGCGGCCCGTTCTGGTAGAATTGCAGGCGCTGGTGGCGCCGACCTCGCTCGGCACGCCCAGGCGCGCGGTGGTCGGCTGGGATCCGAGCCGGCTCTCGATGGTGCTGGCGGTGCTGGAGGCGCATTGCGGGGTCAAGCTGTCCGGCCACGACGTCTACCTGAACGTCGCCGGCGGCCTGCGCATCCACGAGCCGGCAGCGGACCTCGCCGCGGCGGCGGCGTTGGTGTCGTCCCTGGTTAACGCGCAATTGCCGACCGATGCGGTCTATTTCGGCGAGATCTCGCTGTCCGGCGTGGTGCGCCCGGTGGCGCAGACCCCGGCCCGGCTGAAGGAAGCCGCCAAACTCGGCTTTCAGCGCGCCATGCTGCCCGAATCGGCACGCGGCGAGAGCAGCGGCGATGCCGGATTGTCGCTGAACGCGATCAACAGCCTGACGACTTTGGTGGCCGAGATCGCGGCTCGCGGCTCCCGCCGCGGCGAATCGAGCGCGCCGGCCGAGAAAAATGCCACACCGGCAAGATTCCGCCGCGGAGAGGGCTAG
- a CDS encoding SDR family NAD(P)-dependent oxidoreductase encodes MTKPLADRIALVTGASRGIGYATALALAKAGAHIVATARTQGGLEELDDEIRKLGGSATLVPLNLTDFDGIARLGAGLHERYGKLDILVGNAGVLGPSSPIGHIELKSFTDVMAINVSANFQLIRCMEPLLRQSDAGRAVFITSGAANKATAYVSPYAASKAALETLARAWAQETANTKLRVNLFNPGPVRTRMRATLMPGEDPATLDTPEQVAEFIVPMCAPDWTETGKFYDYKTRTLMSFRAPA; translated from the coding sequence ATGACAAAACCCCTCGCTGACCGCATCGCTCTCGTCACCGGCGCCTCGCGCGGCATCGGCTATGCCACGGCCCTCGCGCTCGCCAAGGCCGGCGCGCATATCGTCGCCACCGCGCGCACGCAGGGCGGGCTGGAAGAGCTCGACGACGAGATCCGCAAGCTCGGCGGCAGTGCCACCTTGGTGCCGCTCAACCTCACCGATTTCGACGGCATCGCCCGGCTCGGCGCCGGCCTGCACGAGCGCTACGGCAAGCTCGACATCCTCGTCGGCAATGCCGGCGTGCTCGGCCCCTCCTCGCCGATCGGCCATATCGAGCTGAAGAGCTTCACCGACGTGATGGCCATCAACGTCTCCGCCAACTTCCAGCTGATCCGCTGCATGGAGCCACTGCTGAGGCAGTCCGACGCCGGCCGCGCCGTGTTCATCACCTCGGGCGCCGCCAACAAGGCGACCGCCTATGTCAGCCCCTACGCCGCCTCCAAGGCCGCGCTGGAGACGCTGGCGCGCGCCTGGGCGCAGGAGACCGCGAACACCAAGCTGCGCGTCAACCTGTTCAACCCCGGCCCGGTCCGCACCCGCATGCGCGCCACGCTGATGCCGGGCGAAGACCCGGCGACGCTCGACACCCCCGAGCAGGTCGCCGAGTTCATCGTGCCGATGTGCGCGCCCGACTGGACCGAGACCGGCAAGTTCTACGACTACAAGACCCGCACGCTGATGAGCTTCCGCGCGCCGGCCTGA